The nucleotide window CGGGCTATGTTGGATATGAAGAAGGGGGACAATTGACGGAAGCGGTACGCCGCCGTCCGTTCTCGGTTATCTTATTTGATGAAATTGAAAAAGCTCATCACGACGTCTTCAATATTCTCCTTCAGATCCTCGATGACGGCAGGCTGACCGATTCTCAAGGCCGTACAGTGGATTTCAAGAACACAGTATTGATCATGACGTCCAACATCGGTAGCCCGCACATTCTCCAGGCACAACAACGCCACGCCTCCTACGAAGAGGTGCACGCGCTTGTCCTGGGTGAACTCCGGGAGCACTTTAGGCCTGAATTTTTGAACCGTATCGACGAAATCGTGGTGTTCCATGCATTGGAGACCGATCAGTTGGTCAAGATTGTGGAGATTCAGCTCAATCGGCTGCGTACCCGCTTGGCGGAGAGACGGATACCTCTCACGGTGACTCCTGCAGCGCTGAAATTCTTGGCGGAGCGGGGCTACGACTCCATGTACGGTGCCAGGCCTTTGAAACGGCTCCTTCAACAGGAACTGGAAACTCCTCTCGCGCGTCAACTGGTCAAGGGAGAGTTAAAGGATGGGGATAGCGCGTTGGTGGACGTCAAGGGCAAGGAGCTCGTGGTCGTACCGAACGTGGCGGGAAGATAACTGTTCCTCGATTTACCCGATAACAACCTCCCTCCCCTGCATATCTTGTTTGGTCCCGCTCGATCGTATTTTGTCGATCTTCCACTCCGTCGGTGTGACTTCGATTACGTGCCCCTTTACCGTATGGAACTCACCTTTGGTGATGGCGACTACTTCAGAAGCACGTATTTCCATCTGAAGAATGACTTTCCCCGAGTCAATTTGCTTCAGAGCCAGTGTCTTCGCGGTTTTGTTGACTTCATACGCTCGCCGCTCATTGAACATCAATGTGCTGTCCGACAACTTGGCGATCATTTTCCCAGCTCCGTCGAACAGAGCAAAGTTGACCAGCAACACTCCGGTTGTGGGTTTGACGGTCACCTCGATTTGAGGCACACCTTCGATCGCAATCATACCGTTCGTGTTGCGATACACATTCGATCCAATTTCGAGATCCATAGTTCCCTTTGTCTTTTGCGTGTTGTACGACGATGATCGAGGTCTAGGATTTTTTGATACGGTCCAGAATCAACGCGATACATCCGCCCAACAGACCACCACCCATAATTGTCGTCAGCAATTCGACCAGTTTGAGTTCCCAGACGGACCCCTGAGCCTGCATCACTTCTCTAATACCGCCTTGCAACATGATCACGGCCAGCGCCATCGCAGCCCCCACGACAAACCACCAGAGAAACACTTTGATAGTGACAACCATGGCCGTTCATCAATACTGAACAGGGCGGTCGAGACTGCGATACTGAATGGCTTCTGCCAAATGCGCCGGCTCAATTGTATCAGAGCCAGCTAAGTCGGCAATAGTCCTTGCCACACGAAGAATACGCCCGTAGGCACGAGCTGGGAGACCTAGTTTCGTCATCGACCGTTCCAAGAGCGTTTGACTCGGCCCATCGAGCCCACAATACCGTTTTAGCTGGCGAGGCTTCAACTGGGCATTGGTATGAATACCCTCGTCCCGGTACCGATGCGACTGCTTCGCACGGGCTGCCAGTACACGACCTCGAATCGTCTCCGAGTGTTCCGGAGAACCTCTATTGTCACGGAATTCACGGACCGTCACCGGAGGGACTTCTATGTGGATATCGAGGCGGTCCTGAAGCGGACCAGAAAGCCGCCCCCGATACCGACGTATTTGTTGCGGCGTACAGATACAATCCCTTGCGGGATCGCCATAGTACCCGCAGGGACAAGGATTCATCGCAGCGACCAACATGAATCGCGCTGGATACCGCAGCGAACCACTGGCTCTCGTCAAGATGACGTGCCCATCTTCAAGCGGTTGCCGGAGTCCATCCAACACTGGCCGCCGGAACTCAGGAGATTCATCCAGAAACAGAACGCCGTTGTGAGCCAACGATACTTCTCCAGGACGAGGAATCGTCCCCCCTCCAATGAGTCCGGCGTCCGAAATGCTGTGGTGGGGAGCCCGAAACGGTCGCACCGTGAGTAATGCCTGATCGGCAGGCAACTGCCCCGCCACGCTGTGCACCCGCGTCGTTTCAATGGCTTCATCAGATTCCATCAAGGGAAGTATCGTCGGGAGCCGCTTGGCCAACATGGTTTTACCCGACCCTGGCGGCCCGACCGTCAAAATGTTGTGTCCGCCGGCTGCCGCAACTTCCAGAGCTCGTTTTGCATGCTCCTGTCCTTTCACGTCGCCGTAATCCTCTTCATCCAGAGGGCGCGTGCGAAAGAGATCGCCACCATCTCTCGGCATCGGTTCGATCAACGCCATGCCTTTGACGAACGCCACGGCTTCAGGAATCGTATGGACCGGATAGACCTCGACATGTTCGACCAGAGCTGCTTGCTGGCTATTGTCCGCAGGTAGGACCAGATTGTAATGGGGTCGACAGGCGATATTGATTGAGAGCGCACCGGAAATGGGCTTGATGCGTCCGTCGAGAGACAGCTCACCGACAAACACTCGCCGGATGACACATTCTGGTGGAATCACCTCTTCCGCCACAAGAATGCCGATCGCGATAGCCAGGTCAAGGGCGGACCCTTCTTTCTTGATCCCGGCCGGGGCGAGGTTCACCGTGATCCTTTTAGCAGGAAAGTGAAAGCCGGTATTTTTCAACGCAGATCGTACCCGATCGCGACTTTCACGAACTGTTGCATCGGGGAGACCCACGACAGAGAATTGTGGAAGTCCTCCGGTAATATCCACTTCCACATCGATCAGACAGGCATCGAGACCCACTAGCGCGGCGCTTAGTATTCTCGCAAGCATAGCAATCCTAACCTCAGCCAATGTTTGAGTAGACGGACCGGGCGGATTATAAAAACCACCATCAGACACTTTCAACTCACAAGAGAGACAATGCTGGTATTTTCCGTTCGCCATGCGGCACAAGGCGGATGCGACGGTGGGTAGAACCACAACCTCCTATCCGGTATAATTTCGCGCCCGTGCATATCGGCTCTCGAAATCTTTATGCTCACATCTTTCTCCCTTCCTCGGCCTGCAATCAGACGACTCGCATGGTTGTGCGGTGCCGCCGCCGTATTTTTCTGCTCGGTGAACGAGACTCATGCTGGCATGGCATCGGCAGTTCGGACTCCGGCGAGTCACGTCGGCGCTGCGATGGCGCTCCTGGCGACGTTACAAGACGCTGACGTGCTTCCACCTGATGGCACCTCTGAAGCGAACCAGATAGTGAAATCGGTCATTCAATGCCAGTCGCTCTTCATGAAAAGTTCAGATCCGAACGTTCGAGCGTTTTTCGATCGTGCGTTGCAGACCAAATTGAGTGACGGCGCCGAGGAGGCCGGTCGACGGTTCAAAGAAGAAGGCTGGACTTCAGAAATACTCGAAGCGCTCAGCGAATCGTATGTCATGTTATCGGACCGCCAACGTAGACAATTGGCTGAAGGATTTCGTGCTTACAATCTGACCCCGAACGATTTTCTGCAGTTGAGTGAATTGTTCCTCAGCGCCAGAGCGAGCCTGCGGCAACGGGGACAGGATATTCACCGGATCTATGCACAGCGGAGACAAGCAATGCCGGGCCAGCGCTTCCCGCACAGGCCGGAAGCACCGACCTCACCCTCATGAAAGGAGCGGCACGATGGCGACGAAGGCTTACATTTTGATCAAGGTCAAGGCAGGAAGGACAAAGGATGTTCTCCATTCCCTGAAACATATTAGTGGAGTCGAGCAGGCCCACTCCTGTTTCGGACAGCCGGATATTTTCCTCTTTATCAGCACGAACGACGAACGGGCGTTATCTGAAGTCGTGATTTCCAAAATTCACTCGATAGAAGGTGTGGAGGAAACCGATACCCATATCGTGGCTGAATCTTAGTCATTAGATTCGTTCTTGACGAGCTGGCCTCTAAGTTCCGCGGATCGATAACAAGCCTCGGCTATTTCCACCGCTCTTTGTCCATCCCTTCCTGTAATGGGTGGACTGGAATTAGTACGAATGGCGTGAATAAACGCGCGGAGCACTGATAGGATGGTCGGTCGGGGCTCCAGGGTCCATTCCTCGGATGTATTGGCTCGTTCCTGTTTCATGAGTCGGTGCCGGAACCAATCGGCACTCACCCTTCCATCTGCTCCAATCCACTCCATCTGTGCGACGCGTCCCGCTGTGACCCGCGCGACTTCGAGATGGCACTCTATCCCCTGTACGGTCGTGAGGTGTACGGTCGCTCTGGTGTCCGGTCCAGTTGGTGGCACAGGATCCATATAACAGGAAACAGCGCTGACCTCATCGCCGGTTAAAAATCGCACCACATCGAGCAAGTGAATCCCGATCTCGAGTAGCGCCCCTCGGTGACCGAAGGCGTTCGTGGTTGCCGCGGTGCTCGATGCCACTTCGACGTGACTCGTCATCGTCGCGGAACGAAGCGATCCGAGCTGCGGTAGGATACTCCTGACTCTTTCGATGACTGGCTCGAACCGGAGGGTATGGGCTGTCATAAGGAGAACGCCCGCTTGGTCGGCTGCTTTGACCATGGCTCGAGCCTGCTCTGCAGTCAGAGCGAGGGGTTTCTCAATCAACAAGGGCTTCCGGGCCCTGACCGCTTCGAGACAGATCTCATGACAAAGCGTAGGCGGAGTGACGACGATGACGGCACGGACCAACGGATCGGCGATCAAAGCACGATAGTCACTGTAGACGGGAATAGAAGAGAGAGGGAGTCCTTCGACACTTTCTTGAGCTCGCTTTCGGCAGACGGCAACAAGGTTCGTCTCCGGCATGTCTTGCAGAAGATGTCGCACATAACGACTGCCATGCCGGCCTAGACCGATCAACCCGATGCCAAGTGCGGATGATGCTGTCATATCAAGCTGTCTTATCGAGACTCTACGGGCAAGAATCGATATGGTCAATCGAATCCTGTTCCTCGTCGGTCGATTGACAACGCAAACGTAGCCTCCCTATAGTTACACCGCTGCACCACGTCGGATTATCCGGCAGAGCGCGGCATCTTCGGGAAAGCGGTTCAAACTATGACGTCGGCCCTTGCGCCTTTCACGCTTCAACAAATCGGCACCGACACCGCGCGGTTTCCCAGTGGGGTAGCCATTCCAACTCCAACAGACGCTGCCGTCGATCCCTACATCAAAACTCGCATGTCGAATGATGTGCAGGTGGAAGCCATTCAGTTTTGGCCACAGGAGAAGGGAACGTACCCTGGTCTCGTCCTGATACACGAATGGTGGGGGCTGAATTCCCAAATCAAGGATCTTGGAGCTCGACTCGCGTGTGAGGGCTATGGGGTGATCATTCCCAACTTGTATGCGAGGCTCGGCGGGATGGTGACGGCCAATGCAGACATCGCAGAGGCGCTGATGGGACGATTAAATAGTCAGCTGGCATTACAAGACATCAATTCGTGCTGCGAATTTCTGAACACCCGAGATTATATCAGACGCAATATTCATGGGGTGGTGGGGTTCGGAATGGGGGGGTCGTTGGCCCTGCAGTTTGCGTCCAAGCGGAAGCGGTTACGCGCAGCAGTCGTCTTCTACGGACGGATGTTCGACCCAGCAGCTATGTTCAACGACGTGCGCTGTCCGGTTCTCTATCACCAAGCTGAACAAGATACCTGGGCCTCGGCTGCGGAAGCTGATCGGCTTCGCGCGGCGGCCGCTGAATATGGCAAGCAGGTCGAGATCAGGCTCTACCGGAATACACCGCATGCGTTCTGCAATGAGATGCGTCCCGAGACCTATCGTACTGATGCCGCTGCTGAAGCATGGAACGAGACCGCCGCCTTCCTCAAGAAGTGCTTTCAAGGAACGTAACCGCATCCACCTGATTTCTTTTTCTGTCTTTATCACAAGGCAGCCTGCTTATGTGTTTCCCGTACACCACAGGAAAGTAACGACGATATGAAAGGTCTAAGATTACGTCTTCAGTTTGTCGGGCAAACAGTCTGGTGGACACTGGGAGGCTTGTCAATCTCCATCTGTGTGGTACCGCTCGCTTTGGGAACCACTGATACACTTCCCTCATCCATGCCGGACCTTCAAAGCATCGTTCATGCTCACGGGGCAAAACTGATCGAGGTGGATTCCGACAAGGGAGCGATCGATCTGTTTGTGTCATCCATAGGCCCTTCACTCAACCTAGGGGATGTGGCGCGGACCCTAACGGCTAAGTCCATTTCTCCGAAACTTTCCAAAGATCTCTTGCTGCCGGAGATAACGCAAGTCGCTCACACATTAATCGGCGATCTCGCTGCATGGCACCTTGCAACTCTCGTTCAACAGGCTGTCAAAGACAAGCGCCTCCCGGGCGTGCCGGAAGAACTATTGGGGTCTTCGACGAGACGCGAATGGCTGGCTCTGCAGGGACAGACCTCCTGGCAAAAATCTATGAACGACTTGGCCCAAACCCTGCAGAGCCCAGAGAATTCCTCGAAAAATCGAGACGACACAGCGGCTTTGGCAGTCATCACGCTTTCTGACCAGTCAAGCCGTCTCGCGGTCGAAGCCCTTCAAGCCGCTTATCACAATTGGGACAGGCTCCGTGGATGGAAGGACCAGGTGCGCTTGTTGAGGGGGCAAGTCCGCCTGTGCGGGACATGGCTATGGGTTATCCATAACCATCAGAGACACCATCAAGAGCAAAAACTCTCATTGCTGTTCCCTCCACCAGGAGCCGATCATGCTAGCCTCCCCGATTTAGTAGAAACCATCGTGCTCGGTGATAACGTGTATCTGCGATGGGAAATCGAGGGACGAGTACAGGAAGATAGCCTCCAATTCGTCAAGGACGGACAACGTCTGGAGGGAACGTTTGTGAATTCTCAAGGGGGTTGGGGATCCATCAGCGGGAAACGGACAGCGTCATGCAAAGAATGACATTATTATATGCGCCAGGCTCGGTAACCGAGTAGGATCCAGCCTGTGAGAAAAGCCATGCCACCCAAGGGTGTCACAGCACCAAACCCTCGCGTTCCTGATAATGACATCGCGTAGAGACTACCGCAGAAGAGAAGAATCCCGACCATAAAGAGACATCCTACCGACTCGAATCGCTTCTCGGGCCATCGATCTACAGCCCAGGCAACGGTACAAAGACCCAGAGCGTGATACATGTGATAGCGAGCGGCTGTGTCGAAGACGGCAAGCATGGATATGTC belongs to Nitrospiraceae bacterium and includes:
- a CDS encoding YifB family Mg chelatase-like AAA ATPase, with translation MLARILSAALVGLDACLIDVEVDITGGLPQFSVVGLPDATVRESRDRVRSALKNTGFHFPAKRITVNLAPAGIKKEGSALDLAIAIGILVAEEVIPPECVIRRVFVGELSLDGRIKPISGALSINIACRPHYNLVLPADNSQQAALVEHVEVYPVHTIPEAVAFVKGMALIEPMPRDGGDLFRTRPLDEEDYGDVKGQEHAKRALEVAAAGGHNILTVGPPGSGKTMLAKRLPTILPLMESDEAIETTRVHSVAGQLPADQALLTVRPFRAPHHSISDAGLIGGGTIPRPGEVSLAHNGVLFLDESPEFRRPVLDGLRQPLEDGHVILTRASGSLRYPARFMLVAAMNPCPCGYYGDPARDCICTPQQIRRYRGRLSGPLQDRLDIHIEVPPVTVREFRDNRGSPEHSETIRGRVLAARAKQSHRYRDEGIHTNAQLKPRQLKRYCGLDGPSQTLLERSMTKLGLPARAYGRILRVARTIADLAGSDTIEPAHLAEAIQYRSLDRPVQY
- a CDS encoding Lrp/AsnC ligand binding domain-containing protein, translated to MATKAYILIKVKAGRTKDVLHSLKHISGVEQAHSCFGQPDIFLFISTNDERALSEVVISKIHSIEGVEETDTHIVAES
- a CDS encoding Gfo/Idh/MocA family oxidoreductase; the protein is MTASSALGIGLIGLGRHGSRYVRHLLQDMPETNLVAVCRKRAQESVEGLPLSSIPVYSDYRALIADPLVRAVIVVTPPTLCHEICLEAVRARKPLLIEKPLALTAEQARAMVKAADQAGVLLMTAHTLRFEPVIERVRSILPQLGSLRSATMTSHVEVASSTAATTNAFGHRGALLEIGIHLLDVVRFLTGDEVSAVSCYMDPVPPTGPDTRATVHLTTVQGIECHLEVARVTAGRVAQMEWIGADGRVSADWFRHRLMKQERANTSEEWTLEPRPTILSVLRAFIHAIRTNSSPPITGRDGQRAVEIAEACYRSAELRGQLVKNESND
- a CDS encoding dienelactone hydrolase family protein, translated to MTSALAPFTLQQIGTDTARFPSGVAIPTPTDAAVDPYIKTRMSNDVQVEAIQFWPQEKGTYPGLVLIHEWWGLNSQIKDLGARLACEGYGVIIPNLYARLGGMVTANADIAEALMGRLNSQLALQDINSCCEFLNTRDYIRRNIHGVVGFGMGGSLALQFASKRKRLRAAVVFYGRMFDPAAMFNDVRCPVLYHQAEQDTWASAAEADRLRAAAAEYGKQVEIRLYRNTPHAFCNEMRPETYRTDAAAEAWNETAAFLKKCFQGT
- a CDS encoding DUF423 domain-containing protein — encoded protein: MRRMLNSSKLLALGSFFGGSAVAAGAFGAHFLKDSLDISMLAVFDTAARYHMYHALGLCTVAWAVDRWPEKRFESVGCLFMVGILLFCGSLYAMSLSGTRGFGAVTPLGGMAFLTGWILLGYRAWRI